TGcaattagttttgttttgttttgttttacaaatacTCAGAGATTCTCCATCTCAGTGCTATTTTTCTTGGCCAGATAATTCTTTGTCATATGCAGTTGTCCTTGTAGGGTGTTTAACCATCTCTACCCACTAGCTAGCAGCACCTTATCTTCACTCCCACCCCAAATTGTAACAACCAATACTGTCTTTAAATATATCATGGTCTCCTTGGGAGCAAAATCATTGAGACTATTGTTCTATCTCTACTTACCTTTTTCTGTAAGCTGTCTCTTCTTTTCATCCTGTGTTTTAGAAGAAATGCAtacttctctccttttcttaccCAGAGACATTGAGTgataatttttgttattgttatttaaacATGATTGAAGAATATCACTATCTCATATTGCATCATTTTTCTAACAAGTACAGTATTTCCCCTAAAAGGAATTCTGGCAAGTAACATATACTCATTTGCCAAACATTTCTCATTTATCCTCTGAGTTAATAGGAACAGACCACTtgagtctgtttttttttgtttcatgttcTTCTATATAGACCACCTTTACAGTAGAATAAATTGCTTATACCTCTATTTCACTACATCTAAATTTTGGGCAACCTCAGGATGAGTATATTGTCTTCCACATAGATACTACATTGAactaaaaaagaatgtaaatattGTAATCATGTACTTCTGGGTTAAAATATTGCTTAATTTCTCTTTAACCAGTGTCAGTAACTTTAGACAAGTTAGCTACTCTGGCCTTCTTTCATCCTTTGTTTAGTAGGGGTAATATTACCTGTTAAGGGGGTAAAAAGCACTTGATATATGTTACTCAACAATGTTAAccattgttattaattttatcagGAGATACTAAGACCCACATAAAAGCCTTTAATGGCAGAGTGTAAACCTCAAATACCTGTACCTAAAATGTTTGcctctttcatttaatttctgaCCTATTTGTGGACATAGCTTAGACATGTTAGGGAAaagatttttgtattattttttgtttattttgatagaCAGGTTAAGGCTGAACactgaattttatgtttatttagcATTATTGTGGAGATTTTGTTTTGCAGTTGTGAGAGATATATTGCTTCTAAAGAGAGCACAAGAGAGAATTCTAAATAAGAAGTTtactaaaattgttttttatggcAAAGTGTCAATTGAGATTTTAACATTTTCCCCAGTGCATGATATATTTTTTGCTTTCGTATTCATTCCCCTgatgtgtgtgtaatatatggTTTTGACCTTTTCAAgacaaattgaattaaaaatataatgaaaagaaaaagcaaataaaagaaaaccttcCAGACACAttacaaaaatcaatttaaaaagcagaatgtAGTATTCTGATAATTAAAAAGAGtttctcttttcaatttattATGCAAGGATACAATTTTCCCTAAACAATAAAATGTGAATACTAGACTGGGGTATATAATTTTAGTTATATCACAGAAGTTTAGTGGTGAAGGGGACcccaaaattatttaatataaccACTTCAATTTATGAGTGGAGAAATTAAAGTGCAGAGAAGGCAAATAACTGCCCcagaattttaaacaaattttagttTCAAAAAATGACACAAGGATCTGATTTCTAGTAAGCCAGACACCTTGCTCTGTTGGTTATATCTAGCTGATAAGAattgttaaatgttttaaaatttagcacTTGTTTTTTGATGAACTAAAATTTGGGGATTGGTAATGGAGACATTTTTTATGGGTATGGCACCAATAAATGGTTTGGGGGTGGGTAAGGAGAATCTTTTAACTGGGATAAACTTGATGAAAGCTATGCTTCAATTTAGTacaactattttaaaacaaacaacaacaacaaaaacaccatcACCATGCTTGTCCTCTTCCAAGTATTTTGGAGAAGACAGAAGGACATAGAatgctattaaaaaacaaaacaaaacaaaaaactagagtTTAAGCAATAGCTAACATTTAATTTTTGCTCACATAATAATCTATCACtctcattttaaaacatattgtttATTAAGGAACATGCACAGCTGTAAAAGCTTAGCAGTATTATTCAAGAATTGATTGTTTCTTCAGACTTCCAGTATATTTCTAATACTGTGTCTCTTGAACACTGCATATATTTAACATGCTTTAAGTCTTCCTTTAGCCTGGTGGAGTTTTTCAACAAAAAACTTTAATTAAACTTCTTGGATTTTCCTTGATATTTTCTTGatcttctttctgtgtcttttttttcttcatgaagtTGGTATTCTTCTGCCATAGTTGCAAGATCTTCTGGGATAATCTGACTTGctctttttagaattttaattaattcattggCAGTCTTTGAATCACTTTTAGTGAAAAGGGTTATTGAAATACCAGTCTTCCCTGCTCTTCCAGTACGTCCTACTCTGTGCACATATTCTTCAATATTCCGTGGAAAATCATAATTATATACATGTGTGATGTCATCAACATCAAGACCTCGAGATGCTAAATCAGTTGCAATCAGTATCTTCACTCTTCCAGTTCTGAAGTCCTCTAATGCTTGTTCTCGatcactctgatctctgtcaccATGCAGTAATTGTACAGGTATGCCTTGGATGCTTAAATCACTTGATAGGTCATCAGCAATAAGTTTTCTGCTGACAAACACTATGACTTTGTCTTGGGGTGACATGTTTTTTAGGAATTCTTGGATAAGAGCtcgtttttcttcttctgtggtaACAATtacattttgcttcactgtatgtACAGCAGCCAGATCTAGAGTACCCACATAAACAATCATAGGCTCTTTCAAATAAGAATGTGCAAGTCGACGCACAGTATCTGGCCAAGTTGCACTTGTCATAATTGTCTGTCGGTCTGGGCGCACATCTAGTAAAATCTTCATTATCTGGTGTTCAAACCCTAGATCCAACATTTTGTCTGCCTCATCCAAGACCAAGTAGGTTATACTTCTTAGGTTGACAAAATTATTCATTTGCAGATCATTTAGTCTTCCTGGAGTTGCAATAATGATATCTACACCTTCTGTAATAGCTTGTATTTGCTCTTTTCTGTTTCCAccaccatatatacatatacttttaaGACCTTCATATGAATACTTTGAACATTCAGAGTTCACCTGAAGAGCTAATTCTCTAGTTGGTGTAAGAACTAGCATGCCCGGTCCATTCCTTTGTTCTTTAGGTATTGGTTGAGAACTGAGATGAATAAACCCAGGCATTAAATAGGCCAATGTTTTGCCTGTTCCAGTTTGGGCCACTCCTATAAGATCTATTCCTTGTAGAATAATTGGCCATGCTTGTGACTGAATTGGTGTTGGCTTTTGGAAGCCAGCCATTGTTATGTTTCTCAGCAGTTCAGGATATTGCTGGAACGCATCTTTAAATTTACAAGTTGGATTAGGGATGATGCGTTTCTCAGCAATTTTCAAGTCATCACATATTATGTTGAAATTTTCCTTTCTCCAGTTATCCACCTCAGCTTCAGACATCAAGCTTGTTTCTTTGGATTCTatgtaaaaatctttcttaatTGGTGGCAAATctgcccattttcttttttcccatttcataGACTCTGCCCGGATTTGGTCCCAATCTAACAGTGGTTGAGCCCTTCTGACAGTGTAATTTGTGCTTAAACTGCTTTCAGAAGGGAGTTGGGATGCAGCATTATCAGCATATTTTGAATTGTagctttgttgttttttaagaagAGTTTCTATGGCTTCTTTTGCCTTTGCTTTCATGTCATGGCTACCAAAAATTTTTACCTCTGCTTCAGAATCCCCCTTTATGATCTGTATCTTAGTGTTTGTTAAATGttgtatatcttttatttttgatcCACCGCGACCAATTACTACACCAACCATATTGTTGTTCAAGCTAAAACAGAGTGGTAGTTCACGTGATCCTGTGGCCCTAGGCCCCAGATGGTCTGAGAGACTACTCCAGCCATAGTCTTTGCCTTGGTGTTGACCTTGGCATTGGCCCAGATCACTATCTCTGTCTGGGCTTCCACCTCTGACAGGATCACTGTCTTGGTCTGGGCCTCCACCTACACCCGGATCACTGTCTTGACCTTGGCCTCGGCCTCTGCCAGAATCACTGTCTCCTCCTGAGCCTCGGCCTCTGCTGGAATCACTATCTTCGCCTCCGCCTCCTCCCAGATCACTGTCTCGGCCTTGGTCTCTTCCTCTGCCTGAATCACTGACTTGGCCTTGGCCTTGGCTTCTGCCAGGATCTCTGCTTCGGCCTCTGCCATCCCAGCTTCCGCCACCCTGGCCTCCACTGTGTCGCCCTCCTCTGCCTTGGCC
This sequence is a window from Ictidomys tridecemlineatus isolate mIctTri1 chromosome X, mIctTri1.hap1, whole genome shotgun sequence. Protein-coding genes within it:
- the Ddx53 gene encoding DEAD box protein 53, whose product is MSWAPEWKRVESNPRDPGGSWDNRGGHGGAREGRGQGRGGRHSGGQGGGSWDGRGRSRDPGRSQGQGQVSDSGRGRDQGRDSDLGGGGGEDSDSSRGRGSGGDSDSGRGRGQGQDSDPGVGGGPDQDSDPVRGGSPDRDSDLGQCQGQHQGKDYGWSSLSDHLGPRATGSRELPLCFSLNNNMVGVVIGRGGSKIKDIQHLTNTKIQIIKGDSEAEVKIFGSHDMKAKAKEAIETLLKKQQSYNSKYADNAASQLPSESSLSTNYTVRRAQPLLDWDQIRAESMKWEKRKWADLPPIKKDFYIESKETSLMSEAEVDNWRKENFNIICDDLKIAEKRIIPNPTCKFKDAFQQYPELLRNITMAGFQKPTPIQSQAWPIILQGIDLIGVAQTGTGKTLAYLMPGFIHLSSQPIPKEQRNGPGMLVLTPTRELALQVNSECSKYSYEGLKSICIYGGGNRKEQIQAITEGVDIIIATPGRLNDLQMNNFVNLRSITYLVLDEADKMLDLGFEHQIMKILLDVRPDRQTIMTSATWPDTVRRLAHSYLKEPMIVYVGTLDLAAVHTVKQNVIVTTEEEKRALIQEFLKNMSPQDKVIVFVSRKLIADDLSSDLSIQGIPVQLLHGDRDQSDREQALEDFRTGRVKILIATDLASRGLDVDDITHVYNYDFPRNIEEYVHRVGRTGRAGKTGISITLFTKSDSKTANELIKILKRASQIIPEDLATMAEEYQLHEEKKDTERRSRKYQGKSKKFN